The sequence TGACACAGAACAATGGTAAAGGCATTTATCTGAATAGTTAGACTAAAAGCCATAACTCTTTACCACTTTGTCAAATTTAAGATGCCACATCTTAGGTGCTTGTTTAAGACCGTACAAAGATTTATTCAATTTACAAACTTTGTCCTCAAGACCTTTCATGACATACCCTTCNNNNNNNNNNNNNNNNNNNNNNNNNAACCAGACCAAATTTAACGGGCAATCGGGGCTGACTGGTGTGTGTGATTGACTGACGAGGAACGTCATGGCCTTAAACGGGCGGGAGTCTGATGGacacccaatagtcccacatcggatggaaatgatGTTGTCATTTGGGTTTCGTATAAAGACTTAGGCactataataataactgggcttaacaTTTTGGCACGCGTTTGTTTCGCCAagcgagttattattgctagtggggcTGGGCTTCTTACAAATCTAATGGAGACAACCGAAGGATGTGACGGGATTCCGCATAAGGGCAGGAATGCACGCCCTAATTGGCCTTTATTGTGGGGTTCCATGCTGGCCTTAAGGAGTAAGACGCTCGTGCTAGCACTTCCTCCAACTGCTTCTAAGAGTTGTGCGTCACCTATTCCCCTTACAAGTTTTTACTttctattttcttatttacctaTCTCTAATTGGttactagttttttttaaaaaaaaaaacggacgAGATAGAACtcgttcttcttttctttttttctgtatttttccttttctcctaaAATGCAAAAAAGAGAATGCTCTTTCTTCGCCTTGGGCGGGTTGCATTGCGCCATCTTTGCCTTGCCTTTTATAAGGCAATCAAAGAAAGagtaattctttttattattttattaatttattttattttatttatttcatcatttatttattttattatttattatttattaaatttcaagtttattttatttaagtttgaGTTTTAAAACTCAAAAAGTGGTTGTTAGGGGGTGttttgagttttaaaattttaatgcttaattttagtttaaatgaCCCACAAAATATGATACGTTACCCACTCCACAGAAATTCTCTGAATTAGGGTGAATCACATTCACTAAAGGTAGTCTTCCTTAGCCTCACTTGGCCCAGAACTTGATGCAAGGAAACTGGGACTGAAGTTGGTGGTGTATGTGTCATGTCTTAAGAGGCAGCGCCCAGACACGCAATTACCGGTACGTGTCATAGAACTAAAAAGTATTCTCAAAGATACCTATCGGGTATAGTGTATCGGCGCCGGTGTATGCCTATGAGAATATATCCACCAAAGGAGGTCCTTACACACATCTCAGTGTAGAGCGCTTTTAATAGCGGAGCCTAGGATAATTCTCGAGAGTCGAGTTGGATTAGGTGATGTGTCTCGTGATGAGTGGTATCCCTACCTTAACCTCGATTTCGAGGGGACATTTTAAACATCTTTCACGAGAACCGGTTGGACTGTCGAACAAAAATGGTGTAACTTGGAAAAAGTTCCCTAGAGGATAGTGTTTCCAACCCAAAGGTGACGTCCTTCCGGGAAATGCCCGTTTCAGAGTAGGGGGAGCTACTGATGTCCTGGTATCAGGAGAAATCCGGAAGTTAGACCATTAGACGTTCTAAGATTAGTTTAGACTGTTTTGAGTTTATTTATTATACTATCTATTAATTGGTAGATTGTCTAAAGATagagttatattatatttacaattgaaatcttaaatatttaaaataaatgttCAATTTGTGTTACTATCTGTTTTGCTTTTGTACTCTCATTAatattatagttttaaatagtTTGACTATCTCCGCGAGGGGGGTGTTAAAGTCtctatatgattttaaatttttagtacttTAAATTAGTACAACTTATCTCAAACTAAGTTGTCGTTTTCTACCTggtttgttaaaaaattttgttttaactaAAGTTAATCCATTAAAGCTCGTTTATTGTATACGTTAGTTTATTAtatgcctcgcacgcttccggattaATATGTTGATATTCTTTTTCCACAATTTTGGGATTTAGCGATTATCTGTGAGTTGATTTATTTGCGTTTATCTgtatgtttgtttgtttttatttttatttttatcacaaagttagttagattttaattgcaATCGGATTCCTATGCGATATTTGTTCCAACAGAACAGGGGAACAGGTGGAGGAAACGGAGTCAGAGCTGGGGTTGAGGGAGGCGCGGGTGAGGGTGCGGGATGAGCATGATTGGgcagaagacgaagaagatgggggcaatttaattattttgtcacaccgtacccccctataaatattctttatttCTTAAGGGGGTaaagtataggtttttgaatgaccaaagtgaaaagtgaaaaagcagatATTGACAgtgaaattttctgtaatttagcataaGATTAATTGGAACTTCAAACAACTCAATATGATAGGGAGAAGGACATATAAGGTTTTGGGATAGGgtttatatatttgatgttgCTATAAGCTTCTTTGTGCTTGTCCCTGCACTCATAGATAAGTTTCATTTTGTCCCTCGAACTGTTTAAGTTGGACTTTCAGCACCCCTAAATTATAGACGGGCTTCAATTAAGTCATTGCCATCAATTTTGGTTTATTGAAAGTCCATTGCTTGCCTGGTGCATCCGTGCATCTGTCCACAGCGAGTCCATTAGCCTTCCATCCATCTTGTTGTTTCAATCCAATCATTCAATTATATGGGTTGCTGGCGTTGGGGCATATAGTATAAGATCGCGTGCTGTTAGTGCAGGCAGGCCAGATAAGGGTAAGGGCAAAAAATGCAGACATCCAAAAGTCTCTGGTATCAaatgtcaaatttgaaattatgacGACCAAAGTGCGACTTGACCGAAATTTTAAGGACTAGCTTTGCAGTTTACCCTAGCGGGCAATCTAGTATGATGtttatgttgaatataaaaatatataaacaatattctctaaaagtttaaactaataTGGTATCAAAATAAGAGGTTTTGAGTTGTTCTATTTTTACTTAAATAAGAGGAATTTTTGAACTCCATGTTTTGGGGCAATCAAAGTTTGGGGTCCCGAAGTATATGAACACcgtgtagggatgcaaatggatccaggTTGGTGCAGTTTCTGTCCCAATCCGTCCTGAATGGGGCGACGAGTGGaaaccaaaaatataaaaaatgtaaccCATTCCAATTCCGCCTCAATCCACCAAGTTAATGGAGTGGGAGGCGAGTTTCTTCATTTGATTTGCTCTGATCCATCAAAAATTCGCTTCCGCCTCAATTCACCCCAAATGGAGTGATAGGTGAGGGACCAAAAATAGGATTAAAATTAACCCGTCTTGAGCGGGAGGTAGGAGACCCTTCCCGCCTCCGGAACtaccccgtttgcatccctaacaaCCGTTCTATGAAAGCTTTTACATTTTCTTTATATTCCAGTCTCTTATTTTCAATCTCACAAGTGGGTGAGCTTTTTGACTTCCTTTGTTGGTTGATGTCAGGTTGTTGATGTATGTTTGGTGCTATctacatttacattcattttaaGTAAATATTCAGAGCAGACAGCAATAGAATCACAATAACTTCAAAATCATCCACTTCACCGCCTTCCCCATCTCCTTCTGACTCTCAGAATACTGCACCTACCATACAAGCTGCCCTCCGCAGGAGACAAACCATCCATATTTTCTACATCTGGTACGTCCGCATGCACCCGAAGCCTTCAGATTCCACAGCTTTCAAACCAAGAAGATCTGCATGCTGGATACGCTGGAATATCGACTATTGTATGTTTCGCCAGCAGAATTCAGATTGCGCTTGTTCAACCTAAATTTCAGGTCAAAACCTTACTCGAAGAGGAATTACTCACTGTACCTCGTCTGTCGCATTAGCTGTGGACTGCATAGTAGCATCAGTTTCTCTGGCTCATCTTTACTTTCAATCACGACCATCCACTGAGTTTTCCGGTGATTGAAATTAAGGTTGGGATGTACCGACGGAGGTGGCAGACCGGGTCCAAGCAATAACTTATCTTACTGAAAACTCAGTAACTGATTTAAATTGCTTGATCCATTCAAAATCCGACCCGGTTCTAGGCGTAGTCCATATATAGCTAGCTAGTAGCTATGTGGATTGCTAGTTTCTATTGAGAATTCACTGTATAATAATAACCCATGAAAAACTCCAACCATAGAGAAATCACCCTCATATTAGAAACCTCCCCGCCGAAATCTCCCGCCACATTCAAACAACTCCACGCCCTGTTCGTCACCTCCGGCCTCGCCCTCCACACCTACCCTCTGAGCCGCCTCCTCCGCGGCCTCGCCGCGTTCCCGCCGCTCCACTCTCACGCCGCTGCCGTCCTCCGCCACGCCCCTCCCCCTTCCTCCCCCTTCCTCTCCAACACCCTCACCTCCTCCCTCGCCGCCCGCGGCCACACCCTCCTCGCCCTTTCTCTCTATTCCCTCCTCCTTTCCCCATTCTCCTCCCCCAAACCGAACAACCACACCTACCCTTCCCTCCTCAAGGCCtgcgccgcctcgccgccgtcggcccggcacggccgcTCTCTCCACGCCCATCTGATCAAATTCCTCGGAGACGACGGCGTCGACTCCTTCGTCCGCGCCGCTCTCGTCAATTTCTACTCCAAGTGCGGAAGGATTGCTGCCTGCCGGTATATATTCGACCAAATACCGGATCCAGATCTGCCCACTTGGAACTCCATTTTGTCGGCTTATGCGCGGCGGCGCTCTAATTATCTCGGCTGCGCTGATTCTGCTGCCGAGGCATTGGCtcttttcgaaaaattacagTTTTCGTCAATCAGGCCGAACGAGATCACGCTCGTGGCTTTGATCGGCGCTTGCGGTGATTTCGGGGCTCTTTGCGACGGCGCGTGGGCGCATGCGTATGTCGTGAGGAACAATTTGGTGTTGAATCGCTTCGTGGGCACGGCTCTGATCGAGATGTACGCAAAGTGCGGTCGTCTCGATCTCGCCCATCAAGTGTTCGATGCTTTGCCTCAGAGGGACACGCTTTGCTACAATGCGATGATTCGCGGGCTCGCAATCCACGGCCACGGCCGTCGCGCTCTTACCTTGTTCGATAAGATGAGGTTCGACGGCACAGAAGTTGATGATGTTACGATGGTGGCTGTACTGTGCGCGTGCGCTCACGCCGGATTGGTCGCGGAGGGCCGCAATTGCTTTACTACAATGGAGGTGGATTTTGGGATCACGCCGAGGATCGAACACTTTGGGTGCTTAGTGGACCTCTTAGGCCGAGCAGGGCTGGTTGAAGAAGCCGAAGACGTGCTTCGGAGAATGAGCATGAAGCCGAACGCAGCAATGTACAGATCTTTGATACGAGCATGCAGGATTCATAACGAAACAGAGATCGGGGAGAGACTAATCCGAAAACTAATCCAACTCGAGCCCGAACACGGAGGCAACTACGTGCTGTCATCGAACCTGTACGCGGATATCAATCAATGGGACGGTGTTGATAGGGTGAGGAAGGCAATGAAGGCAAAGGGCATCGACAAAACCCCTGGCTCCAGCACTGTCGAGATCGGCGGAGTTACGCACGAGTTCTTGTTGGGAGACCGGAGGCATCCGCTGTCGAAGGAGGTCTATTCCATGCTCGATGAGATCGAGAGGAGACTGCTCCAGCATGGGCACAGTCCGAGAACAAAGGAAGTGCTGTTCGACGTCGAGGAGGAGGACAAGGAGGACGCGCTGACGTGCCATAGCGAGAGGCTCGCGATTGCATTTGCTCTTCTTTCGTCCGAGAAAGGGGCTACCATCAGAATCATAAAGAATCTGAGGGTTTGCGGTGATTGTCACGCGAGTTCGAAGCTCATTTCTCGGATCTACGAGAGGGAGATCATCATGCGAGATCGGAGCCGGTTCCATCATTTCAGAGATGGGGTGTGCTCTTGCTCAGACTACTGGTAGAGATTCTAACAACACAAAAGTGTAAACTAAATAGCAAATTGATAATGGCTAAGGATTGATAAGTGTAAACTCTTTAAATCAATCCCTGTTTTAGATTGGTTTATTTGTAAGCAAACTGCATCTGCTCCAGTTCTCGCTTGCCAGGTTTATGTTTCTTTTGAAGTGTTTGTTGGTTCAGAAGGGCCAGCATTCTGTTCTGCGGCGGAAGGTCAGGTTGAACTGAGTTAAGTTCGAAATGGTGGAAGGCCGAGTTGTgccgagttatgttcgaagtggcgtgaggctgattGAGCTGAGTCACAATCAAAATGTGTAGGCGCTGTATTTGTATGCCTTAAGTAAATTGGCTGTATTTTTCTAATAGTTTAATAGTTAGTGCTAACGATCCAACAGAGTTCACTTCTTAGGATTGACATAGGAGCACTCCAGTTCAACttcaacttcaattttttttgtgaattgaTTCAGCttgattttaaaagttaaaaagcaacacaaagaaaaaaaactaaaagactgaattaatcaaaattttaataatctaataaattttagttttaatttttttacaaaatatattagtCTTAGGTAGTAATCAAACAATAGAGACTTTAACTACTATTATCTtcagattaaaaatttttaacataaaattaatcataCTTTTATCTATCTTTCTTTTCATAGATTGCTGGTAAATTGGTCGGAAATTTACTGactttgaaattataattattctacttgttttttttttttttaactgaataTTTTCATACTTAaacataagaaaataaaaaaaaaaatttatagtaattAATTTACCTTCACTTTCaatgaaatataataaaagcaAGTATTTACgaccaaaaataattttatcttcaCTTTCAATGAAACAACATGCCTGCATGCACATGGGAGTGAAGCGCGGGTAACATTATAGAATTACCGCTATCATCCTAGTTTTTGTAATTTTCTATTCAGTTTCCTGATGAAATAAAGTGTTAACTGAAGTTCACGTGTTAATTTTACATTCATCCAAtaatttattagatattttttaatactaaaattcaaaaataatttttaaatcctAAATTGAAAGATTGTATAAATTTGGATGGAGATAAAAGTGATATGTGATGATAGATTATAGCGTTTTAATAGAACGTCGTTGGGACGCTctccacttttttcttttttttctttttttttttccgcatgTTTTGAAGCCCCTACTTTTTTGAGCATGTATTTCACATTCTTGTAAAGGAACATTAATTACAGTCCTCTTTATTCCTAGTAGATATTTTAACTTGGATCTCCCCAAACAATTTTCAAAACTGAAAAAATTTCTACACATAAAAGTGGTTTTTAGTAATGATTTAAAATCCGCTGCTTTGATCCAATCAGTCTGGCAGTTCAGCCAATGAGCCAGTGAATTAGCTTAGATTTTAAGAACCAGCCAAATTCATCTCTTACTTTcgtattttactatttaattaaaaacatttttgattatatataatctaatattatttaaaaataatacagGTTGAACCACAAGCTGGATCAGTGATCTGTGATGCGGCAATATATTCAGTATGTAGATTTCACCACAAAAATCTTCTTCATTTCagtcaaattatttatttcccCAAGAAGCTCGAGGCTAAGTTATTCTGTTTTTAGGCGCAAATGTAGGTTCGAATATCTGACCTTTTGATTGATTTTCCGAAGTGTCAACTGCACTATATAGTAGTAATAATTTACACTGAGATTTGAGACCTGTTTACATTGCTTAGTATGTTTTGTTAGTTGATTCGAATcccatttttattttgatccttaACATGTGGCTGTTTTAATTAAGTTCCCTCCATCAAatgacaaaaaggaaaaaagatattATTAATTCAGATGGAAATTGCTAGGGGGTTGTTCTGTTTCACCTAAAACTGTAAAAATTAGTTTTCagtgaaaaaaaagatttcTGAGGAAAAAACTTCTACTTTCTCTGGCGCTTAATTTGtcggaaaagaaaaatagttttttcactagatttgtttgatttgtaagaaaatatatatatatatatagattcctGAGTGACTCCAATGcacattttaatcattttcttatgcattttttaattagtatttttgacTCTCACTCATCTCACTCCATAGAGAACGGAACAGGATAGAAGCCCCATCAATctgaatccatttgcatccccaGCTACAAAATTTCAGGCTTAACAACACAATTTTAGGTTTTCCTGGGCGACTCTGATGCGCATTCAATCATTTTTGCATCGCAAGTGTTGaattttattcaataataaattttgatgataataaataaattttagatttaatttgttatttagtAATTTCAGattgtaattgaatttaaagtggctcaagTTGAACCGGATTTGATCGAAGGTAACCATTCAATCAATTTGTTCAAATTGGCCCGGACAAGATCAAATTGTACCAAATTAGATGCAAGTACCACAACAATAATTTGGAGGACTTCTTTACAATTTATCGGATTTGAACCGGTCAATCTAGTCAAATTGACAAATTCAccttttgggtttgatttgaatttaatgtcaaattagctattattttaatatggtatGAAAGTGATTTTATGTATAGTATAAATTCGAAAATGATTTTATTATggcatgaatttaaaaatatgaaatatgatataaatgtgTTTTTCAAGTTTGGTattatttcaaaagtttttACAAATGATGAATGAATTCAAAATGCTTTACATTTATAGtattaattttacaaaattggtataatttcaaatgagcttttcaatatagtaatatttcaaatgagtTTTGCAAACAtgatatgaatttgaatttattttgaaattaattcaaatgcatttgcaaatatggttaaaatttaaattgaaatcaattatgatttaatCATACTATTGTTCCATTTTTTAAATGATGATTAGTGTATTTAAAGGGAAGCTTGGATGTTGTTTGTGATACAACTTCAGAAAAATTCTATAAATCCTAATTATTTATTGATTTGTAATTATGAGCTTCATTGAGAGATTGTAAAAGAAGTTTTGTGTGATTGTAAGCGGCTTTGGTCTTGCCCTGTTCAAAAGGCTAAATGATAGTGAAATCGGTACctcgaggagaagaaggaccAGACTAGAGTAGGCAGAAAGGCCGAACCAGGATAAATCATCTGCATTATCTgagtttgattttcttcttttatttggttgtgcaatttttatcttgatttaattttgcatttggtTGTGCAATTTTTATCTTGATTTAATTTTGCTTGAGTTGTTAGTTCTCAACTAATTCACACACCCCCCTCTTAGTTGTCATTTGATCcttcatttggtatcagagagcAGGTCTCACTGTTGCAGACTAACTGTCTCGTGAGATGGCAACTTTGAATTAGTTGAGAAC is a genomic window of Ananas comosus cultivar F153 linkage group 13, ASM154086v1, whole genome shotgun sequence containing:
- the LOC109719230 gene encoding pentatricopeptide repeat-containing protein At5g43790-like, whose product is MKNSNHREITLILETSPPKSPATFKQLHALFVTSGLALHTYPLSRLLRGLAAFPPLHSHAAAVLRHAPPPSSPFLSNTLTSSLAARGHTLLALSLYSLLLSPFSSPKPNNHTYPSLLKACAASPPSARHGRSLHAHLIKFLGDDGVDSFVRAALVNFYSKCGRIAACRYIFDQIPDPDLPTWNSILSAYARRRSNYLGCADSAAEALALFEKLQFSSIRPNEITLVALIGACGDFGALCDGAWAHAYVVRNNLVLNRFVGTALIEMYAKCGRLDLAHQVFDALPQRDTLCYNAMIRGLAIHGHGRRALTLFDKMRFDGTEVDDVTMVAVLCACAHAGLVAEGRNCFTTMEVDFGITPRIEHFGCLVDLLGRAGLVEEAEDVLRRMSMKPNAAMYRSLIRACRIHNETEIGERLIRKLIQLEPEHGGNYVLSSNLYADINQWDGVDRVRKAMKAKGIDKTPGSSTVEIGGVTHEFLLGDRRHPLSKEVYSMLDEIERRLLQHGHSPRTKEVLFDVEEEDKEDALTCHSERLAIAFALLSSEKGATIRIIKNLRVCGDCHASSKLISRIYEREIIMRDRSRFHHFRDGVCSCSDYW